Proteins encoded together in one Bacteroides ovatus window:
- a CDS encoding site-specific integrase codes for MQYESNTDFTIAKYTPYIKPRYVTREGTTVLYVRYNYNRTKRTLISTGYSIKPEHWDSKKRWIKRACPNYDEIDACLIRITSKLGEILTYAKINGISPTVDFVLLELKKNREYELRPNRVDIFDALERYITEKAPVVSADQIKDYRTLRKHLIAFKEHSSQPITFHNLNLIFYNEFMDYLFYKVIKPDGSVGLLTNSAGKIVRLLKGFVNYQIDKGVIPPIDLKHFKVVEEETDAIYLSEKELSTIHELDLSDDKQLEEIRDVFITGCFTGLRYSDLSTLSPEHIDLDNEIINLKQRKVHKAVIIPMIDYVPEILKKYNYDLPKIPRYIFNERVKELGRRAKLKQKIEVVRKKGKEREKRVYEKWEMISSHTCRRSFCTNMYLSGFPAGELMRISGHKSPSAFMRYIKVDNLQAAKRLKELRAKLAR; via the coding sequence TTGCAATACGAAAGCAATACAGATTTTACTATCGCAAAATATACTCCATATATTAAACCTAGGTACGTCACTCGAGAAGGGACTACTGTCCTTTATGTTCGATATAACTACAATCGAACTAAGCGTACGCTCATCTCTACCGGATACAGTATTAAACCGGAACACTGGGATTCTAAAAAGAGATGGATTAAGCGCGCTTGTCCAAACTATGATGAGATTGATGCCTGCCTGATTAGAATAACGTCTAAGCTTGGAGAAATCCTTACATATGCTAAGATTAACGGAATAAGTCCAACCGTAGATTTTGTTTTACTTGAATTAAAAAAGAATAGAGAATATGAGTTACGTCCTAATCGGGTAGATATATTTGACGCATTAGAAAGATATATTACAGAAAAGGCTCCTGTTGTTTCTGCAGACCAAATAAAAGACTACCGAACACTTCGCAAACATCTGATTGCTTTCAAAGAACATTCATCGCAACCAATTACTTTTCATAACCTGAATCTTATATTTTATAATGAATTCATGGACTATTTATTTTATAAGGTTATAAAGCCCGATGGGAGTGTTGGCTTACTCACTAATTCTGCAGGAAAAATTGTACGTTTGTTAAAAGGGTTTGTTAATTATCAAATAGATAAAGGAGTTATTCCTCCAATTGACTTGAAGCATTTTAAGGTCGTAGAAGAAGAAACTGATGCTATTTATTTAAGTGAAAAGGAACTTTCAACAATACACGAGTTAGACTTGTCAGATGATAAGCAATTGGAAGAGATTAGAGATGTTTTTATTACTGGGTGTTTTACAGGACTACGATATAGTGATCTCTCAACATTAAGTCCCGAACATATTGACTTAGATAATGAGATTATAAATCTCAAACAGAGAAAAGTGCATAAAGCTGTCATAATCCCTATGATCGATTATGTACCGGAAATACTCAAGAAGTACAACTATGATTTACCTAAAATTCCTAGATATATATTCAACGAAAGGGTTAAAGAATTAGGGCGAAGGGCAAAACTAAAACAGAAGATCGAAGTTGTTCGCAAGAAAGGGAAAGAACGGGAAAAGAGAGTCTATGAAAAATGGGAGATGATCTCTTCTCATACTTGCCGACGATCGTTTTGCACAAATATGTATTTATCCGGCTTTCCTGCCGGAGAACTTATGCGCATATCCGGGCATAAGAGTCCATCTGCATTCATGAGATATATAAAGGTGGATAATCTACAGGCTGCAAAAAGACTAAAAGAACTTCGAGCTAAACTTGCCAGGTAA